A single region of the Triplophysa dalaica isolate WHDGS20190420 chromosome 15, ASM1584641v1, whole genome shotgun sequence genome encodes:
- the b3gnt2b gene encoding N-acetyllactosaminide beta-1,3-N-acetylglucosaminyltransferase 2, with product MQGPRRKVKVMLMMTMVFIFIVVEVSRNVGKGDEKSKVLIPSKRFWAKDVPSNAYWNLQQQQLDYINNHNLENLNFTFDVPNWLNNTVTQDSCEPDLRVTTQVKDYNSLPDRFKDLLLYMRCRSYPIVVDQPDICKDQPFLLLAIKSLVPHFDRRQAIRESWGRAGRLANRTVVTVFLLGNAAVEDHFPDLSKMLEHESSMHRDILQWDYRDTFFNLTIKEVLFLEWLTTRCSGASYVFKGDDDVFVNTIRIIEFLSNLSDAKAKELFVGDVITNAGPHRDKKVKYFIPESVFVGAYPAYAGGGGYLFSGQLAKKLHDVTRRVPLYPIDDVYTGMCLRKLGLSPEKHKGFRTFDIEVKYRDNACAYNGLMLVHPRSPQYMIKIWTWLNDPALNCK from the coding sequence ATGCAGGGGCCTCGGAGAAAAGTGAAGGTCATGCTGATGATGACAATGGTGTTTATATTCATAGTCGTGGAGGTCTCTCGTAATGTCGGGAAAGGTGATGAAAAGAGTAAAGTGCTGATTCCCTCAAAGCGTTTCTGGGCCAAAGATGTTCCCAGTAACGCCTACTGGAATCTCCAGCAACAACAGCTCGACTACATCAACAACCACAATCTAGAAAATCTCAACTTTACTTTTGACGTTCCAAACTGGCTCAACAATACAGTCACTCAGGACTCCTGTGAGCCAGATTTAAGGGTGACCACCCAAGTTAAGGATTACAATTCTCTCCCAGATCGCTTTAAGGACTTATTGCTGTATATGCGTTGTAGGTCGTATCCGATCGTGGTGGACCAGCCAGACATATGCAAAGACCAACCATTCCTCCTCCTAGCTATTAAATCTTTAGTCCCTCACTTCGATCGACGTCAGGCAATCCGTGAGTCGTGGGGAAGAGCTGGTCGTCTCGCAAACAGGACGGTTGTTACGGTGTTTCTTCTTGGTAACGCAGCCGTGGAGGACCATTTTCCTGATCTATCCAAGATGCTTGAGCATGAAAGCTCCATGCATCGAGACATTCTTCAGTGGGACTATAGGGACACGTTCTTCAACCTCACCATCAAGGAGGTGCTTTTCCTGGAATGGTTGACTACTCGCTGTTCTGGAGCCAGTTACGTCTTCAAGGGCGATGACGATGTTTTTGTTAACACCATTCGCATCATAGAATTCCTCAGCAATCTGTCAGATGCCAAAGCTAAGGAACTTTTTGTAGGGGATGTGATTACCAACGCCGGTCCACACAGAGACAAGAAAGTCAAATATTTCATCCCTGAGAGCGTTTTTGTAGGGGCGTACCCTGCGTACGCAGGTGGGGGCGGTTACCTGTTCTCGGGACAGCTTGCCAAGAAACTTCATGATGTCACGAGACGGGTGCCTCTCTACCCTATTGATGATGTCTACACAGGTATGTGCCTTAGGAAGTTAGGCCTTTCTCCCGAGAAGCACAAAGGCTTCAGAACCTTTGATATCGAGGTTAAGTACCGTGATAATGCCTGTGCCTACAACGGCTTGATGCTGGTCCACCCGAGAAGCCCACAATATATGATCAAAATCTGGACTTGGCTAAATGACCCGGCCTTGAACTGTAAGTAA